From a region of the Flavobacterium sediminilitoris genome:
- a CDS encoding roadblock/LC7 domain-containing protein, producing the protein MSSRPTKQDLKNIVVDTGVENVLLFDIDGDLIESNDFEYDGNYSAMSGMITTMSKEIIQNLDYGDMDKITIHANNGLIIINKFNRDYYLASFTRDSSKLGLLMKTMDSVINK; encoded by the coding sequence ATGAGTAGTAGACCCACAAAACAAGATTTAAAAAACATAGTAGTAGATACAGGTGTAGAAAATGTACTTCTATTTGATATTGATGGCGATTTAATTGAGTCGAATGATTTTGAATATGATGGTAATTATTCAGCAATGTCAGGTATGATTACAACTATGAGTAAAGAAATTATTCAAAACCTTGATTATGGGGATATGGATAAAATTACAATTCATGCAAACAATGGATTAATAATTATTAATAAATTTAATAGAGATTACTATTTGGCTTCTTTTACAAGAGATAGTTCAAAATTAGGGTTATTAATGAAAACAATGGATTCGGTTATTAATAAATAG
- the purH gene encoding bifunctional phosphoribosylaminoimidazolecarboxamide formyltransferase/IMP cyclohydrolase translates to MNTTKTIQSALISVFDKTGLEPIVKSLHKNNVIIYSTGGTESFIKGLGIPVVAVEDVTSYPSILGGRVKTLHPKVFGGILNRQDNPTDVAQMQEFEIPQIDLVIVDLYPFEKTVASDASEADIIEKIDIGGISLIRAAAKNFKDTVIVASVEEYASFLDFYTEGNGATTLEQRKLLATKAFHVSSNYDTAIFNYFNTDETYLKISIDKGQTLRYGENPHQKGFFFGDFDKMFTKLNGKELSYNNLLDVDAAVNLMSEFKYDQPTFAILKHNNACGIATRGSMKEAYLDALAGDPTSAFGGVLIANGNIDLATAEEIHSLFCEVIIAPSYDKEAIDLLEEKKNRIVLVINDIPLPEKQVRTCLNGVLVQHKDNITDTKTQLKNVTNTEPTEEEVEDLIFASKICKHTKSNTIVLAKNKQLCASGTGQTSRVDALRQAIEKATSFEFDLTGSVMASDAFFPFPDCVEIANKAGITAVIQPGGSIKDELSINYCNENNVAMVFTGTRHFKH, encoded by the coding sequence ATGAATACAACAAAAACAATTCAATCGGCATTAATTTCTGTATTTGATAAAACGGGATTAGAACCTATTGTTAAATCACTTCACAAAAACAATGTAATTATTTATTCAACAGGTGGAACAGAATCTTTCATAAAAGGATTAGGAATTCCTGTTGTTGCAGTAGAAGATGTTACTTCTTATCCTTCAATATTAGGTGGACGTGTAAAAACATTACATCCAAAAGTTTTTGGAGGGATTTTAAATCGTCAAGATAATCCAACTGACGTTGCACAAATGCAAGAATTTGAAATTCCACAAATTGATTTAGTTATTGTTGATTTATATCCATTTGAAAAAACAGTTGCAAGTGATGCTAGCGAGGCTGATATTATTGAAAAAATAGATATTGGAGGTATTTCTTTAATTAGAGCTGCTGCAAAAAACTTCAAAGACACTGTAATTGTTGCTTCTGTTGAAGAATATGCTTCTTTTTTAGATTTTTACACAGAAGGAAATGGAGCAACAACGTTAGAACAACGCAAATTACTAGCTACTAAAGCGTTTCATGTTTCTTCTAATTATGACACTGCTATATTTAATTATTTTAATACAGACGAAACTTATTTAAAAATAAGCATTGATAAAGGGCAAACACTACGTTATGGTGAAAACCCTCATCAAAAAGGATTCTTTTTTGGAGATTTTGACAAAATGTTCACAAAATTAAATGGAAAAGAGTTATCTTACAACAACTTATTAGATGTTGACGCTGCTGTAAATTTAATGAGCGAATTTAAATACGACCAACCTACTTTTGCAATTTTAAAACATAACAATGCTTGTGGAATTGCAACAAGAGGATCAATGAAAGAAGCTTATTTAGATGCCCTTGCAGGAGATCCTACTTCCGCATTTGGAGGTGTCTTAATTGCAAATGGGAATATTGATTTAGCTACCGCAGAAGAAATTCATAGTTTATTTTGCGAAGTAATTATAGCACCATCATACGACAAAGAAGCTATTGACTTATTAGAAGAGAAAAAAAATAGAATTGTATTAGTTATTAATGATATTCCTTTACCTGAAAAACAAGTACGAACATGTTTAAATGGAGTATTGGTTCAACATAAAGATAACATTACAGATACTAAAACACAACTAAAGAACGTTACTAATACTGAACCAACAGAAGAAGAAGTTGAAGACTTAATTTTTGCCTCTAAAATATGCAAACACACCAAGTCAAATACAATCGTTTTAGCCAAGAACAAACAACTTTGTGCATCTGGAACAGGACAGACATCTAGAGTTGATGCGCTAAGACAAGCTATTGAAAAAGCAACTTCTTTTGAATTTGATTTAACTGGATCTGTAATGGCAAGCGATGCTTTCTTCCCTTTCCCTGATTGTGTTGAAATAGCAAATAAAGCTGGAATAACAGCCGTTATTCAACCAGGAGGTTCAATAAAAGATGAATTAAGCATTAATTATTGTAATGAAAATAATGTAGCAATGGTATTTACAGGAACACGTCATTTTAAACATTAA
- the lepA gene encoding translation elongation factor 4, with protein sequence MKNIRNFCIIAHIDHGKSTLADRLLAATQTVTAREEKAQLLDNMDLERERGITIKSHAIQMNYKHNGEDYILNLIDTPGHVDFSYEVSRSIAACEGALLIVDAAQSIQAQTISNLYLALENDLEIIPVLNKVDLPSANPEEVSDDIIDLLGCKLEDIIHASGKTGFGVDKILEAIIEKVPAPKGNPDEPLQALIFDSHYNPFRGIEVIFRVKNGEIKKGQKIKFMATGNEYFADEVGTLKLNQVPKDKISTGDVGYLISGIKEAKEVKVGDTVTDAKTPTTNMITGFEDVKPMVFAGIYPVDTEDFEDLRASMEKLQLNDASLVFAAESSAALGFGFRCGFLGMLHMEIIQERLEREFDMTVITTVPNVSYHAFTKKEPDTILIVNNPSDLPEPSKLDRVEEPYIKATIITKSDFVGNVMSLCIEKRGIITNQTYLTPERVELNFDMPLAEIVFDFYDRLKTVSKGYASFDYSPIGMRESKLVKLDVLLNAQSVDALSALIHESNAYYIGKKMCEKLKELIPRQQFDIPIQAAIGAKIIARETIKALRKDVTAKCYGGDISRKRKLLEKQKKGKKRMRQVGNVEIPQEAFMAVLKLND encoded by the coding sequence ATGAAAAATATTAGAAACTTTTGTATTATTGCTCATATTGATCACGGGAAAAGTACTCTTGCTGATCGATTGCTTGCTGCTACGCAAACTGTGACTGCTCGTGAAGAAAAAGCACAGTTATTAGATAATATGGACCTTGAACGTGAGCGTGGAATTACTATTAAAAGTCACGCTATACAAATGAACTATAAACACAATGGAGAAGATTATATTTTAAATTTAATTGACACTCCAGGTCACGTGGATTTTTCATACGAAGTTTCTCGTTCTATTGCAGCTTGTGAAGGCGCTTTACTAATTGTAGATGCTGCACAAAGTATTCAAGCTCAAACAATTTCGAACTTATATTTAGCATTAGAAAATGATTTAGAAATCATTCCTGTTTTAAACAAAGTAGATTTACCTAGTGCTAACCCAGAAGAAGTAAGCGATGACATTATCGACTTATTAGGTTGTAAACTAGAAGACATTATCCATGCTTCAGGAAAAACTGGTTTTGGTGTTGATAAAATTTTAGAAGCTATCATTGAAAAAGTACCAGCGCCTAAAGGAAATCCAGACGAACCACTACAAGCCCTTATATTTGACTCTCACTACAATCCGTTTAGAGGAATTGAAGTAATTTTTCGTGTAAAGAACGGTGAAATTAAAAAAGGTCAAAAAATTAAATTCATGGCAACAGGCAATGAATATTTTGCCGATGAAGTAGGAACCTTAAAACTAAATCAAGTACCAAAAGATAAAATTTCAACAGGAGATGTTGGTTATTTAATTTCTGGAATAAAAGAAGCAAAAGAAGTAAAAGTTGGTGATACTGTGACTGATGCGAAAACGCCAACCACAAATATGATTACAGGATTTGAAGACGTGAAACCAATGGTATTTGCGGGTATTTACCCTGTAGACACTGAGGATTTTGAAGACTTACGTGCTTCCATGGAAAAACTCCAATTAAATGATGCTTCTTTAGTATTTGCTGCTGAAAGTTCGGCTGCATTGGGTTTTGGTTTCCGTTGTGGATTCTTAGGAATGTTACACATGGAAATTATTCAAGAGCGTTTAGAACGAGAATTCGACATGACAGTTATTACTACTGTTCCTAACGTTTCCTACCATGCCTTTACTAAAAAAGAGCCTGATACTATTCTCATTGTAAACAATCCTTCCGATTTACCAGAGCCTTCAAAATTAGATCGTGTAGAAGAACCATATATCAAAGCAACTATTATTACAAAATCTGATTTCGTAGGAAATGTAATGAGTCTATGTATTGAGAAACGTGGAATTATTACAAATCAAACCTATTTAACACCTGAGCGTGTTGAATTAAATTTTGATATGCCTTTAGCCGAAATTGTATTTGATTTTTATGATAGATTAAAAACAGTTTCAAAAGGATACGCTTCTTTCGATTATTCACCTATTGGAATGCGTGAATCAAAATTAGTAAAACTTGATGTTTTATTAAATGCTCAATCTGTTGATGCTCTTTCTGCTTTAATCCACGAAAGCAATGCCTATTATATTGGTAAAAAAATGTGTGAAAAATTGAAAGAATTAATTCCAAGACAACAATTTGACATTCCTATTCAGGCAGCAATTGGTGCTAAAATCATTGCTCGTGAAACCATAAAAGCATTAAGAAAAGATGTAACTGCAAAATGTTATGGAGGAGATATCTCTCGTAAACGTAAATTACTAGAAAAACAAAAGAAAGGTAAAAAACGAATGAGACAAGTAGGAAATGTAGAAATTCCTCAAGAAGCCTTTATGGCCGTTTTAAAATTAAACGATTAA
- a CDS encoding ABC transporter permease, translating to MLLYLRLLKESLSFALNALRNNKLRTLLSLLGVTIGIFSIIAVLAAVDSMDKKIKEDLSDMDLNTIYLIRFSFGPSDIPRWKRQQFPDVTYEEYDYLRRSVKGVDKMSFNLFTRNENVKYEDKTVNSIRVKPSTNEFIDIEPIKIESGRYFNESESNSGAPVITIGSEVATGLFGNMDPIGKKIRLYGQKLTVIGVLKKQGETTFGDSNDVAVFLPVNFLRRMYGDNNKTLTPAILIKPEKGIDIDEFKAELTQKLRTFRSIKPGEINNFFINVLSGFTDFIDNIIGQMNAVGWGISFFSLLVGGFGIANIMFVSVKERTNLIGIQKALGAKNKFILFQFLFEAIILSVIGGLVGMFLVWLCAVGLSAAVDFEFILSAKNMLLGTGLAIFIGLVSGIVPAISASKLDPVEAIRTGM from the coding sequence ATGTTATTATATCTACGATTACTTAAAGAGAGTTTAAGCTTTGCATTAAATGCTTTGCGTAACAATAAATTACGTACACTTTTGTCCTTGTTAGGGGTTACAATTGGTATCTTTTCAATTATTGCAGTGTTGGCAGCAGTGGATTCTATGGATAAAAAAATAAAGGAAGACTTGAGTGATATGGATTTAAATACAATCTATTTAATTCGTTTTTCTTTTGGACCATCTGATATACCTCGATGGAAAAGACAGCAATTTCCTGATGTCACTTATGAAGAGTACGATTATTTGAGAAGATCGGTAAAAGGAGTTGATAAAATGTCGTTTAATCTTTTTACAAGAAATGAGAATGTTAAATATGAAGATAAAACAGTTAATTCTATTCGGGTAAAACCTTCAACAAATGAATTTATTGATATTGAACCTATAAAAATTGAAAGTGGTAGATATTTTAATGAGTCCGAATCAAATTCAGGAGCTCCAGTAATTACAATCGGAAGTGAAGTGGCAACTGGCCTTTTTGGCAATATGGATCCAATTGGAAAAAAAATTAGATTATATGGTCAAAAGTTAACAGTGATAGGAGTCTTGAAAAAACAAGGAGAAACGACATTTGGAGACAGTAATGACGTGGCGGTTTTTTTACCAGTAAATTTTTTAAGAAGAATGTATGGTGATAATAACAAAACATTAACGCCTGCAATATTAATTAAACCTGAAAAAGGAATAGATATTGATGAATTTAAAGCAGAATTGACTCAGAAACTTAGAACTTTTAGAAGTATAAAACCAGGTGAAATAAACAATTTTTTTATTAATGTTCTTTCTGGATTTACAGATTTTATTGATAATATTATTGGACAAATGAATGCAGTAGGATGGGGAATTAGTTTTTTCTCATTATTGGTTGGTGGTTTTGGAATTGCTAATATTATGTTCGTTTCTGTAAAAGAAAGAACAAACCTTATAGGGATACAAAAAGCCTTAGGGGCAAAAAATAAATTCATATTATTCCAGTTTCTATTTGAGGCTATAATCCTATCAGTAATTGGAGGACTTGTTGGAATGTTTTTGGTTTGGTTGTGTGCAGTGGGATTAAGTGCTGCTGTTGATTTTGAATTTATATTAAGTGCTAAAAATATGCTGTTAGGTACAGGTTTAGCTATTTTTATAGGACTTGTATCGGGAATCGTTCCTGCTATTTCAGCTTCTAAGCTAGATCCTGTTGAAGCTATTAGGACTGGAATGTAG
- a CDS encoding T9SS type B sorting domain-containing protein, which produces MKNLTLLLWFLPLVTYSQSITIDDTSNSPNQLVDLLLGNSCTDVSNISISSPQSIAYFNNNGSSFPISEGIIIRSGIARHSAGSYTGNNLDSQENNSGDSDLQAIINNLGQSGNITDVAYLEFDFIPLSSNFSFDFLFASNEYGQWQCASFDTFAFFLTDLNTNTTTNLAVIPNTNTPISALNIRDQAYNGNCLSSNSGLFSTYNVNNPNSTLNMRGHTVVMNASSSVIPNTPYKIRLAIGDYQDSRFDSAVFLASGSFVTTIDLGIDSTICNGDNRTITSNLDDTEFTHSWTLNGNLLSETSNTLTVTQSGLYEVTATKTGTNCIITDEIRFLDLQVNTPENLVVCNNGSLNYNYDLTINNEINLGIDDVVYDIAYYNSLTDATNNTNAIPQTQLSNYNSAGNETIYLSLLNTNTNNFCDAIYTFDLLVDNPITINAIDNIETCTSSSGFSTNLVANSLQNNPHLSQNYNLSFYPSQIEAQTGGNGSFPNPTNYTIGSGINTQTIWVRVESSINTECFGLSSFEIIIHPLPPVDTIASVIECHTYTLPNIINGNYFSEPNGTGIMYNNGDSIDISGTYYIFNGPDANGCTNESSFQVTLIDQYTIPLEHCGEFIIPNSPAGSFYRQAGGPTNSSNELIETGTSITNSQTIYFYADVNETFCKEEAFPLIIHPLPQVDQLNDVVTCMSYTLEPLTNGNYFSAQGTPLNAGDFITTTQTITIANGSDNNGCSNQSNFTIYIINNIGNQSSCGSYTLPNLDAGNYYTGPNGTGTEIPSQTEITTSQTVYIYASTSTVPNCTDNMSFEVTILPIPPVDELVDVIECDYYILPTLTNGNYFTEPNGQGNMLNPGDIIDLTGNNYSPSTYYIYTPANNVGCDNQSTFTVTINPLPPVDTVGDLYFCAPYSLPDPINGNYYTEPNGNGILITPNMIFEETKNFYIYAIEPTTGCFTNIPFTAYYNFIGLPDYNNEASCDNFILQPLTHSPESPDNYSINYYSQPGGNPADIIQPSNYTLTNSQTIYVYASNGDRFPCTEEKSFTVTISPTPNLNTHPIDFSAINGTNHCNSFSLPALDSTPYTINYYSQPGGNPTDIIQPSNYTFSVNPGSTSETFTVWVYASATDNVNCFDEQQFEFTIHPLSTFEVENGIICVHPETGIVENTTTLEVIENSILNSTNYDIEWYLNGVLMGNGFQYIANQIGTYDVIPIRLSPENAPDCSFAPTTATVTQSSTAIAEVILTNAFEDVAIATVIINQGFGSYEYQLDNNNFQTNNQFYDISSGDHIITVNDILGNCGDTKIHFTVIKYPKFFTPNGDGYNDRWNIFDLEEDSTAIISIFDRYGKLIKQISPTSKGWDGTYNGTPLPSTDYWFIVNYTHNGEKREFKSHFTMKR; this is translated from the coding sequence ATGAAAAATTTAACACTATTGCTATGGTTTTTACCATTAGTAACATATTCTCAATCAATAACGATTGACGATACTAGTAATTCTCCAAATCAACTGGTCGATTTATTATTAGGAAATTCATGTACAGATGTATCAAACATTTCCATTTCTTCCCCACAATCTATTGCTTATTTTAACAACAACGGATCTTCTTTCCCTATTAGCGAAGGTATTATTATAAGAAGTGGAATTGCTCGCCATTCAGCAGGATCGTACACTGGAAACAATCTAGATAGTCAAGAAAACAATTCTGGCGATTCAGATTTACAAGCTATTATTAACAATCTTGGACAATCTGGAAACATAACAGATGTAGCATATTTAGAATTTGATTTTATTCCTCTTTCATCAAATTTTAGTTTTGATTTTTTATTTGCGTCTAATGAATACGGACAATGGCAATGCGCTTCTTTCGATACTTTTGCTTTCTTTTTGACAGACTTAAACACAAATACTACAACAAATTTAGCGGTAATACCTAATACAAATACTCCAATTTCAGCATTAAACATCAGAGATCAAGCATATAACGGAAACTGTTTATCATCAAATAGTGGATTGTTTAGCACTTATAATGTCAACAATCCGAACTCAACGCTAAACATGAGAGGACACACAGTGGTAATGAATGCTTCTTCATCTGTTATCCCAAACACACCTTATAAAATAAGATTAGCTATAGGAGATTATCAAGATTCTCGTTTTGATTCCGCTGTATTCCTAGCTTCTGGAAGTTTTGTAACCACAATTGATCTTGGAATCGATAGTACAATTTGTAACGGAGACAACAGAACAATAACTTCTAATTTAGATGATACTGAGTTTACACATAGCTGGACTTTAAATGGAAATCTTTTATCAGAAACAAGCAATACCCTTACAGTTACACAAAGTGGATTATACGAAGTTACTGCTACAAAAACAGGAACAAATTGTATAATTACTGATGAAATTCGCTTTTTAGACCTACAAGTTAATACTCCAGAAAACCTAGTAGTATGTAATAATGGAAGTTTAAACTATAATTATGATTTAACAATAAACAATGAAATAAACTTAGGCATTGATGATGTCGTTTACGATATTGCATATTACAACTCTTTAACTGATGCTACGAATAATACAAATGCAATACCACAAACGCAATTATCAAATTACAATAGCGCAGGAAATGAAACAATCTATTTGTCATTATTAAACACTAATACGAATAATTTTTGTGATGCGATTTATACGTTTGACTTATTAGTTGACAATCCTATAACCATAAATGCCATTGATAATATTGAAACTTGTACTTCTTCAAGTGGATTTTCTACAAATTTAGTAGCAAACTCATTACAGAACAATCCTCATCTTTCACAAAATTACAATCTTTCTTTCTATCCAAGCCAAATAGAAGCTCAAACAGGAGGAAATGGAAGTTTTCCAAATCCAACAAATTACACTATTGGGTCAGGTATAAACACCCAAACTATTTGGGTAAGAGTTGAATCTTCAATAAACACAGAATGTTTCGGACTATCTAGTTTTGAAATCATTATTCATCCTTTACCACCTGTCGATACAATTGCCAGTGTTATTGAGTGCCATACCTATACACTACCAAATATTATAAATGGAAATTATTTTTCAGAACCAAATGGAACTGGAATAATGTACAACAATGGAGATAGTATAGATATTAGCGGAACTTATTATATTTTTAACGGTCCTGATGCAAATGGATGTACAAATGAATCTTCTTTTCAAGTAACACTAATAGATCAATACACCATTCCTCTTGAACATTGTGGTGAATTCATTATCCCTAATTCTCCTGCTGGATCATTTTACAGACAAGCTGGCGGACCAACAAATTCATCAAACGAACTTATCGAAACTGGAACAAGCATTACTAATAGTCAAACTATTTATTTTTATGCCGATGTAAATGAGACATTTTGTAAAGAAGAAGCCTTTCCTTTAATCATACATCCTCTACCTCAAGTAGATCAATTAAACGATGTAGTTACCTGTATGAGTTACACTTTAGAACCATTAACTAATGGAAATTATTTTAGTGCTCAAGGAACCCCTCTTAATGCAGGAGATTTCATTACAACTACTCAAACAATAACAATAGCAAATGGATCTGACAATAATGGCTGTAGTAATCAATCCAATTTTACCATATATATTATAAATAACATTGGAAATCAATCAAGTTGCGGAAGTTATACCTTACCAAATTTAGATGCTGGAAATTACTATACTGGTCCAAATGGAACCGGAACAGAAATCCCTTCTCAAACAGAAATAACAACTTCACAAACAGTTTACATATATGCAAGTACAAGCACTGTCCCAAACTGTACTGATAATATGTCTTTTGAAGTAACCATTTTACCTATACCTCCAGTAGACGAATTAGTCGATGTTATTGAATGTGATTATTATATTTTACCTACTCTTACAAATGGAAATTATTTCACAGAACCTAACGGACAAGGGAACATGTTAAATCCTGGTGATATCATTGATTTAACAGGAAACAATTATTCCCCTAGCACATATTACATATATACCCCTGCGAACAATGTTGGCTGTGACAACCAAAGCACATTTACAGTTACAATAAATCCACTACCACCTGTAGACACCGTAGGAGATTTATATTTTTGTGCACCTTATTCACTTCCTGATCCAATTAATGGTAATTATTATACTGAACCAAATGGCAATGGAATTCTCATTACACCTAATATGATATTTGAAGAAACTAAAAACTTTTACATTTACGCCATAGAACCTACAACCGGCTGTTTCACAAATATCCCCTTTACTGCTTATTATAATTTCATAGGACTTCCAGATTACAACAACGAAGCAAGCTGCGATAATTTTATATTACAACCATTAACTCATTCTCCTGAGTCTCCTGACAATTACAGTATTAATTACTATAGTCAACCAGGAGGAAATCCAGCAGATATTATTCAACCTTCTAACTACACATTAACTAATTCTCAAACAATTTATGTCTATGCGAGTAATGGAGATCGCTTCCCATGTACAGAAGAAAAAAGTTTTACTGTTACCATATCTCCTACTCCAAATTTAAACACACATCCTATTGATTTTTCAGCAATCAATGGAACGAATCATTGCAACTCCTTTTCATTACCAGCACTAGACTCTACTCCTTACACTATAAATTATTACAGTCAACCAGGAGGAAATCCAACAGATATTATTCAACCTTCTAACTATACTTTTTCGGTTAATCCAGGTTCAACTAGCGAAACATTTACTGTTTGGGTTTATGCTAGTGCAACCGACAACGTTAATTGTTTTGATGAACAACAATTTGAATTCACTATTCATCCTTTATCAACTTTTGAAGTAGAAAACGGAATAATTTGTGTACATCCAGAAACAGGAATTGTTGAAAATACAACAACACTTGAAGTAATAGAAAACTCTATTTTAAATAGCACCAACTACGATATTGAATGGTATTTAAATGGTGTATTAATGGGTAATGGATTTCAATATATTGCTAATCAAATAGGAACTTACGATGTAATTCCAATACGATTAAGTCCTGAAAATGCACCCGATTGTTCTTTTGCTCCTACTACAGCGACTGTTACTCAATCTAGTACTGCTATCGCTGAAGTAATTCTAACAAATGCATTCGAAGATGTTGCTATTGCCACAGTAATTATAAATCAAGGATTTGGCTCTTATGAATACCAATTAGATAATAATAATTTCCAAACCAACAATCAATTCTATGATATAAGCTCTGGAGATCATATCATTACAGTGAATGATATTCTTGGGAATTGTGGTGACACTAAAATCCACTTCACCGTAATTAAATATCCTAAGTTCTTTACTCCAAATGGAGATGGTTATAATGACCGATGGAATATATTTGATTTAGAAGAAGATTCAACTGCTATAATTTCTATTTTTGACAGATATGGGAAACTAATCAAACAGATATCTCCAACTAGTAAAGGATGGGATGGAACATACAATGGAACACCATTACCTTCAACCGATTATTGGTTTATTGTAAATTACACTCATAACGGTGAAAAAAGAGAATTTAAATCTCATTTCACTATGAAAAGATAA
- the dusB gene encoding tRNA dihydrouridine synthase DusB: protein MPKIGNIELPDFPLLLAPMEDVSDPPFRRLCKLHGADLMYSEFISSEGLIRDAMKSKQKLDIFDYERPVGIQIFGGDEEAMALSAKIVETVQPDLVDINFGCPVKKVVSKGAGAGVLKDVDLMVRLTKAVIKSTSLPVTVKTRLGWDEDSINIDEVAERLQDIGVQALTVHARTRAQMYKGHSDWTHIARVKNNPRITMPIFGNGDIDSPEKALEYKNKFGLDGMMIGRAAIGYPWIFNEIKHFFKTGEHLAAPTMKDRIEAAKNHLIWSVEWKNERVGIVEMRRHYTNYFKGIHNFKEYKQKLVTTDGLHQLLDVFDEIDEVFSNYEFEI, encoded by the coding sequence ATGCCCAAAATTGGCAATATAGAATTACCAGATTTTCCACTTTTATTAGCTCCTATGGAAGATGTAAGCGATCCTCCTTTTCGTCGTTTGTGTAAACTACATGGAGCAGATTTAATGTACTCTGAGTTTATTTCGTCAGAAGGATTAATTCGTGATGCAATGAAAAGTAAACAAAAATTAGATATTTTTGATTACGAAAGACCAGTAGGAATTCAAATTTTTGGTGGAGATGAAGAAGCAATGGCATTAAGTGCCAAAATTGTTGAAACCGTTCAGCCAGATCTAGTAGATATAAATTTTGGTTGTCCTGTCAAAAAAGTGGTGTCAAAAGGAGCAGGAGCAGGAGTGTTGAAAGATGTAGATTTGATGGTGCGTTTAACAAAAGCTGTTATTAAAAGTACTTCTCTTCCAGTTACAGTAAAAACTCGATTAGGTTGGGATGAAGATTCTATAAATATTGATGAAGTTGCAGAAAGGTTGCAAGATATTGGTGTACAGGCTTTAACAGTTCATGCTAGAACAAGAGCGCAAATGTATAAGGGTCATTCTGATTGGACACATATTGCTCGCGTAAAAAATAATCCAAGAATTACCATGCCTATTTTCGGAAACGGAGATATAGATTCACCAGAAAAAGCATTAGAGTATAAAAACAAATTTGGTTTAGATGGTATGATGATAGGGAGAGCAGCAATTGGCTATCCTTGGATTTTTAATGAAATTAAACATTTCTTTAAAACAGGAGAACATTTGGCAGCACCAACAATGAAAGATCGTATTGAAGCAGCTAAAAATCATCTAATTTGGTCAGTAGAATGGAAAAATGAACGCGTTGGAATTGTTGAAATGCGTAGACATTATACCAATTATTTTAAAGGAATCCATAATTTTAAAGAATATAAACAAAAATTAGTAACAACAGATGGTTTGCATCAATTGTTAGACGTTTTTGATGAAATAGACGAAGTTTTTTCAAATTATGAATTTGAAATATAA